A window of uncultured Litoreibacter sp. contains these coding sequences:
- a CDS encoding SDR family oxidoreductase: MGYALITGASEGIGKELAKCAAKDGYDLILAARSKDKLDAVGAALSEEFGVKSVSIVSDLSKPDAAAKLWDAATAAGDIDVLVNNAGLGSNGMFAENDWQRELDAINVNMVALTDLMKRAVQYMSAQGHGKIMNVASTAGFLPGPKMAVYHASKAYVLHLSEAVAEELSGTRILISALCPGATKTEFFEGADMKNVRLTNMGMMASAEDVAIAGWRALKAGQHIKVPGIINKIFAFLPRLLPRRVIAWTTKQFYARK, from the coding sequence ATGGGCTATGCGTTGATCACCGGAGCATCTGAGGGGATCGGCAAGGAGCTGGCCAAATGCGCGGCCAAAGATGGGTATGATCTGATCCTCGCCGCGCGCTCCAAGGACAAGCTGGACGCGGTCGGCGCGGCGCTCAGTGAGGAATTTGGCGTCAAATCTGTGAGCATAGTGTCGGATCTCAGCAAGCCCGATGCCGCCGCCAAATTGTGGGATGCGGCCACGGCTGCCGGCGATATTGATGTTTTGGTCAACAATGCGGGGCTTGGCTCCAATGGGATGTTTGCTGAAAATGACTGGCAGCGCGAACTTGACGCCATCAACGTCAACATGGTGGCGCTGACCGACCTGATGAAACGCGCCGTGCAATATATGAGCGCACAAGGCCACGGCAAGATCATGAATGTCGCCTCAACCGCCGGCTTCCTGCCGGGGCCGAAAATGGCCGTCTATCATGCCTCAAAGGCCTATGTGCTGCACCTCAGCGAAGCTGTTGCGGAAGAACTGAGCGGGACCCGCATTTTGATCTCGGCGCTTTGCCCCGGGGCCACCAAGACCGAATTTTTCGAGGGCGCCGACATGAAGAATGTGCGGCTGACCAATATGGGGATGATGGCAAGTGCCGAAGACGTGGCAATTGCCGGGTGGCGCGCGTTGAAAGCTGGCCAGCACATCAAGGTTCCCGGCATCATAAATAAGATATTTGCCTTTTTGCCCCGGCTCCTGCCACGCCGCGTCATTGCCTGGACCACCAAACAGTTCTACGCCCGAAAATAG
- a CDS encoding phosphoglycerate kinase: MAWKTLDDIDLDGKTVLIRVDINVPVEDGQVTDDTRIRRIVPTVHEVLDRGGKAVLMAHFGRPKGQVIPEMSLEQIVPAVEKCLARNVHFIDGNYGARLRDLEHGSIALLENLRFNPGEEKNDGAFAERLASLGDIYVNDAFSAAHRAHASTEAIARLLPSCAGRLMQAELSALESALGAPKRPVVAVVGGAKVSTKLELLANLVEKTDHLVIGGGMANTFLVAQGIDVGKSLAEHDMTDTASEIIAKAAKVNCTIHLPVDVVVAREFKAGAENETVAADACPADAMILDAGPKTVDNLEAVFDACQTLIWNGPLGAFEIPPFDIATNAAAAKAVEQTKAGNLISVAGGGDTVAALNVSGAADDFTYISTAGGAFLEWMEGKTLPGVAALDG; this comes from the coding sequence ATGGCTTGGAAAACGCTCGACGATATTGATCTGGACGGCAAAACGGTGCTGATCCGTGTGGACATCAACGTGCCTGTCGAAGACGGCCAAGTCACCGACGACACGCGCATCAGGCGGATTGTGCCCACAGTGCACGAGGTTTTGGATCGCGGCGGCAAGGCGGTGCTGATGGCGCATTTCGGACGGCCCAAGGGCCAGGTGATACCGGAGATGTCGTTGGAGCAAATTGTGCCAGCAGTCGAGAAATGTCTGGCCCGCAATGTACATTTCATTGATGGCAATTACGGCGCGCGGCTGCGTGATCTGGAACACGGCAGCATCGCATTGCTGGAAAACCTGCGGTTCAATCCCGGTGAAGAGAAGAATGATGGTGCCTTCGCAGAGCGGTTAGCGTCGCTGGGGGACATCTATGTCAATGATGCGTTTTCAGCCGCGCACCGCGCCCATGCCTCGACCGAGGCGATTGCGCGGCTGCTGCCGTCTTGCGCGGGGCGGCTAATGCAAGCGGAACTCAGCGCCTTGGAAAGCGCATTGGGCGCTCCGAAACGGCCCGTTGTGGCCGTGGTAGGCGGCGCGAAAGTGTCCACCAAGCTGGAGTTGCTGGCCAACCTTGTCGAGAAAACCGACCATCTGGTGATTGGCGGGGGCATGGCGAACACCTTCCTTGTCGCTCAGGGCATTGATGTGGGCAAATCACTGGCCGAGCACGATATGACCGACACGGCGTCAGAGATCATTGCGAAAGCGGCCAAAGTGAATTGCACGATTCACTTGCCTGTCGATGTTGTTGTGGCACGGGAATTCAAAGCGGGGGCCGAGAACGAGACCGTGGCGGCCGACGCCTGCCCTGCCGACGCGATGATCCTCGACGCAGGACCTAAAACCGTCGACAACTTGGAAGCGGTGTTTGACGCATGCCAAACGCTAATCTGGAACGGCCCGCTGGGCGCATTTGAAATTCCGCCCTTTGATATAGCAACCAACGCCGCCGCCGCGAAGGCTGTGGAGCAGACGAAAGCGGGCAATCTGATCTCGGTTGCGGGGGGCGGTGACACCGTGGCTGCCTTAAACGTGAGTGGTGCCGCCGACGATTTCACGTATATTTCGACTGCGGGCGGCGCTTTCCTGGAATGGATGGAGGGCAAGACCCTGCCGGGAGTTGCTGCATTAGACGGCTAA
- the gap gene encoding type I glyceraldehyde-3-phosphate dehydrogenase, translating to MSVKVAINGFGRIGRNVLRAIIESGRTDIDVIAINDLGPVETNAHLLQYDTVHGRFPQEVVVKGDTIDVGRGPMKVTAERNPADLPWADVDVVLECTGVFTSKEACQAHLENGSRRVLISAPGKNADKTIVYGVNDDTLTADDLIVSNASCTTNCLAPIAKVLNDGLGINKGFMTTVHSYTGDQPTLDTMHKDLYRARAAALSMIPTSTGAAKAVGLVMPELDGKLDGVAIRVPTPNVSCVDLTFEASRDTTEEEINALMKAAAESGPLKGILAYSDKPLVSSDFNHDPASSAYASEQTKVLDGNMVRVLSWYDNEWGFSNRMADTAVAMGKLI from the coding sequence ATGTCCGTAAAAGTCGCCATCAACGGGTTTGGCCGCATTGGCCGCAACGTCCTGCGCGCCATCATCGAGTCCGGCCGCACTGACATAGATGTCATTGCAATCAACGACTTAGGCCCGGTCGAGACCAATGCTCACCTGCTGCAATATGACACCGTGCATGGGCGTTTCCCGCAAGAGGTTGTGGTGAAAGGCGACACGATCGACGTGGGCCGCGGCCCGATGAAAGTGACCGCCGAACGCAACCCCGCCGATCTGCCCTGGGCAGATGTGGACGTGGTTCTCGAATGCACCGGCGTCTTCACCTCCAAAGAGGCTTGCCAAGCCCATCTCGAAAACGGCTCCAGGCGCGTCCTGATCTCTGCGCCGGGAAAAAATGCTGATAAAACAATTGTTTACGGTGTGAATGACGACACATTGACCGCGGATGATCTGATTGTTTCGAACGCGTCTTGCACAACGAACTGTCTGGCTCCGATCGCCAAGGTCCTGAATGACGGGTTGGGCATCAACAAAGGCTTCATGACCACCGTGCACAGCTACACCGGCGACCAGCCAACTTTGGACACCATGCACAAAGACCTCTACCGCGCGCGCGCAGCGGCCCTGTCGATGATCCCGACCTCCACTGGCGCCGCCAAAGCCGTCGGGCTGGTGATGCCAGAGCTGGACGGCAAGCTGGACGGCGTAGCGATCCGCGTGCCCACACCGAATGTCAGCTGCGTGGACCTGACCTTTGAGGCGTCGCGCGACACCACGGAAGAAGAGATCAACGCGCTGATGAAGGCCGCCGCCGAGAGCGGGCCCTTGAAGGGTATTCTGGCTTATTCGGATAAGCCTTTGGTTTCATCCGATTTCAACCACGACCCGGCGTCGTCCGCATACGCGTCTGAGCAGACCAAAGTCCTGGACGGCAATATGGTGCGGGTGCTGAGCTGGTATGACAACGAGTGGGGCTTCTCCAACCGAATGGCCGATACGGCTGTTGCGATGGGCAAGCTGATCTAG
- a CDS encoding 1-deoxy-D-xylulose-5-phosphate synthase gives MEQEENWNERLNREMPLPKEFKLARSRIMYIEFKGDDGLEGAARIGRLYLSKSGKTLYYKGWRFQSLKGLGFKSNYINLESGDYFWISGPRKDQNDRLYGGNKDVVVDEDVRAEYEKMIAKV, from the coding sequence ATGGAGCAGGAAGAGAATTGGAATGAGCGGCTCAATCGCGAAATGCCACTCCCGAAGGAATTTAAGTTGGCTCGATCAAGAATAATGTACATTGAGTTTAAGGGGGATGATGGACTAGAAGGCGCAGCCAGAATTGGGAGGCTCTACCTCTCCAAATCCGGGAAAACTCTTTACTACAAAGGTTGGCGCTTCCAGAGTTTGAAAGGGCTTGGGTTCAAATCCAACTACATCAATCTAGAAAGTGGTGACTATTTCTGGATATCGGGACCACGCAAAGACCAAAATGATCGGCTTTACGGGGGCAACAAAGATGTTGTCGTTGATGAAGACGTAAGAGCCGAATATGAGAAAATGATAGCCAAAGTTTAG
- the gap gene encoding type I glyceraldehyde-3-phosphate dehydrogenase yields MTTTVAINGFGRIGRCTLAHIAQSARNDVQVVAINATGPIETNAHLLKYDSVHGRFPGEVRVEGDTMDLGRGPMKVFSTYNPDELDWSGIDVVMECTGKFNSKEKAGVHLERGAKRVLISAPGKNVDKTIVYGVNHRDLLPEHGVVSNGSCTTNCLAPLAKVLNDAIGIERGIMTTIHSYTGDQPTLDRRHDDLYRARAAAMAMIPTSTGAAKALGEVLPELSGKLDGTAMRVPTPNVSAVDLTFEAGKDVTVEDINSIVAEAAAGHMGAVLSYDPEPKVSIDFNHTNYSSIFAPDQTKVVGGRTVRVLAWYDNEWGFSCRMADVAAAMGRL; encoded by the coding sequence ATGACGACCACAGTCGCAATCAACGGGTTTGGCCGCATTGGCCGCTGTACTCTGGCTCATATCGCGCAAAGCGCGCGCAATGATGTGCAGGTGGTGGCGATCAACGCCACGGGCCCGATCGAGACAAACGCGCATCTTCTGAAATACGACAGCGTGCATGGCCGCTTCCCCGGCGAGGTCCGGGTTGAGGGCGACACCATGGATCTGGGCCGCGGTCCGATGAAGGTGTTTTCGACCTACAACCCCGACGAGCTCGACTGGTCCGGCATCGACGTCGTCATGGAATGCACTGGCAAGTTCAACTCCAAAGAAAAGGCCGGCGTGCATCTGGAGCGCGGCGCGAAACGCGTGCTGATCTCGGCGCCCGGCAAAAACGTCGACAAAACCATCGTCTATGGTGTGAACCATCGTGACCTGCTGCCCGAACATGGCGTGGTCTCCAACGGGTCCTGCACGACCAACTGCCTGGCCCCGCTGGCCAAGGTGCTCAACGACGCAATCGGCATTGAGCGCGGCATCATGACCACCATTCACAGCTACACCGGCGACCAGCCGACGCTGGACCGCCGCCATGACGACCTCTACCGCGCCCGCGCTGCCGCCATGGCGATGATCCCGACCTCCACCGGGGCCGCGAAAGCGTTGGGCGAGGTGCTGCCGGAACTGTCCGGCAAGCTGGACGGCACCGCGATGCGGGTCCCTACCCCGAACGTGTCCGCTGTGGATCTGACTTTTGAGGCCGGCAAGGACGTCACAGTCGAAGACATCAACTCCATCGTCGCCGAGGCCGCTGCCGGTCACATGGGCGCGGTGCTCAGCTACGACCCCGAGCCGAAAGTCTCAATCGACTTCAACCACACGAATTATTCATCCATTTTTGCGCCTGATCAGACGAAGGTTGTCGGCGGGCGTACCGTTCGGGTATTGGCTTGGTATGACAACGAGTGGGGCTTCTCCTGCCGCATGGCCGACGTGGCCGCCGCGATGGGACGCCTCTGA
- a CDS encoding cell division protein ZapA: MPEVNIDIGGRTFQVACQTGEEHFLQSAAKLLDNEASVLAEQIGRMPETRMLLMAGLMLADKTAGLEEELRAAEARIEAQTKELTTLKSSPPNKVEVAVIPPQISDSMAEIAARAEALADSIEAKAG, encoded by the coding sequence ATGCCAGAAGTGAATATCGACATTGGCGGCCGCACCTTCCAGGTGGCCTGCCAAACCGGCGAGGAACATTTCCTGCAATCCGCCGCCAAGCTGCTCGACAACGAAGCCAGCGTGCTGGCCGAGCAGATCGGGCGCATGCCCGAGACGCGGATGCTGTTGATGGCCGGGCTGATGCTCGCCGACAAAACCGCCGGGCTCGAAGAAGAGCTGCGCGCGGCAGAGGCGCGTATCGAGGCCCAGACGAAGGAACTGACCACCCTGAAATCGTCCCCGCCCAACAAGGTGGAGGTCGCGGTGATCCCCCCTCAAATTTCGGACAGCATGGCCGAGATAGCGGCCCGCGCCGAGGCTCTGGCGGACAGTATCGAAGCCAAGGCCGGCTGA